A single Streptomyces sp. Edi2 DNA region contains:
- a CDS encoding TetR/AcrR family transcriptional regulator, which produces MTAPDQDESHGGGAGARRGGGGREARRAERREAILQAAMELIAERGYRRTSLAAVAERAGLTQQGLLHHFPTKELLLVGVLEVRDRWDLASAAVASGTLRTDALAQLVDYNATRSGIVQTYTVLSADSVTEDHPARAFFESRFRAVRAAMAEVLRAEHGDTLPGGLSPERAAPLLAAVMDGLQLQWLLDPEEVDMPAAFRDFLALLGQAGGQGGAGSGEEPGVG; this is translated from the coding sequence GTGACTGCACCAGACCAGGACGAATCCCACGGAGGCGGGGCGGGCGCCCGGCGGGGCGGTGGCGGGCGGGAGGCCCGGCGCGCGGAGCGGCGCGAGGCCATCCTGCAGGCCGCCATGGAGCTCATCGCCGAGCGCGGCTACCGCCGTACCTCCCTCGCCGCCGTGGCCGAGCGCGCCGGACTGACCCAGCAGGGGCTGCTGCACCACTTCCCGACGAAGGAGCTGCTGCTGGTCGGCGTGCTGGAGGTGCGCGACCGCTGGGACCTGGCCTCGGCCGCCGTGGCGTCCGGCACCTTGCGCACCGACGCCCTCGCCCAGCTCGTCGACTACAACGCCACCCGCTCCGGCATCGTCCAGACCTACACGGTGCTCTCCGCCGACAGCGTCACCGAGGACCACCCCGCCCGCGCCTTCTTCGAATCCCGCTTCCGCGCCGTACGCGCCGCGATGGCCGAGGTGCTGCGCGCCGAGCACGGCGACACGCTGCCCGGCGGCCTGTCCCCCGAGCGGGCGGCGCCGCTGCTGGCCGCCGTGATGGACGGCCTGCAACTGCAGTGGCTGCTGGACCCGGAGGAGGTGGACATGCCGGCGGCGTTCCGGGACTTCCTGGCGCTGCTCGGGCAGGCAGGAGGGCAGGGCGGCGCCGGATCCGGCGAGGAGCCGGGCGTGGGGTGA
- a CDS encoding DUF4097 family beta strand repeat-containing protein — MARLRVPHLVLSCAALTVLVTGCSLSGFGPTKEAERTYSVQGKVTALSATTHGGDIEVVPIDAGGSVKVTEKYEYTEQKPSPEHGVKDGRLTLKAEECGMRRKCAVNYRVLLPRNASVDLRTSGGDIIVRGASGGIAAETSGGDITVTDSAARRAKAKTSGGDVDLALSTAPDEVSGRTSGGSVTIRLPKGSSFAVDASTSGGTRKVSVPADDDSPHKVTARTSGGDVSVVTS, encoded by the coding sequence ATGGCCCGCCTTCGCGTTCCCCATCTCGTACTGTCCTGTGCGGCGTTAACCGTGCTGGTGACCGGCTGCTCGCTGTCGGGTTTCGGTCCGACGAAGGAGGCGGAGCGGACGTACAGCGTGCAGGGCAAGGTCACCGCGCTCTCGGCGACGACCCACGGCGGGGACATCGAGGTGGTCCCGATCGACGCCGGCGGGTCGGTCAAGGTGACGGAGAAGTATGAGTACACCGAGCAGAAGCCGTCCCCCGAGCACGGGGTCAAGGACGGCCGGCTGACGCTCAAGGCCGAGGAGTGCGGCATGCGGCGCAAGTGCGCGGTGAACTACCGGGTCCTGCTGCCGCGCAACGCCTCGGTCGACCTGCGGACCAGTGGCGGGGACATCATCGTCCGCGGCGCGTCGGGCGGCATCGCCGCGGAGACCAGCGGCGGCGATATCACCGTCACGGACTCCGCGGCCCGCAGGGCGAAGGCGAAAACCAGCGGCGGAGACGTGGACCTCGCGCTGTCCACGGCACCCGACGAGGTGTCGGGCCGGACCAGCGGGGGCAGCGTCACCATCCGCCTGCCGAAGGGCAGCTCCTTCGCCGTGGACGCCTCGACGAGCGGCGGCACCCGCAAGGTCTCCGTCCCCGCGGACGACGACTCCCCGCACAAGGTGACGGCACGGACGAGCGGCGGTGATGTGTCCGTGGTGACCTCATGA
- a CDS encoding glycoside hydrolase family 3 C-terminal domain-containing protein, with amino-acid sequence MTDDTQPRHPTDAHHRAQGDAHDHTAVVERALAALDLDTKVRLLSGQDMWTLPAVPAIGLRSLVMSDGPVGVRGREWNAENPSVTLPSPTALAATWDPELARRAGHLLAQEARRKGVHVLLAPTVNLHRSPLGGRHFECYAEDPLLTGAIGAGYVRGVQEGGVGTTVKHFVGNDAETDRLTVDNRIAPRPLRELYLAPFEHIVEHARPWGVMTAYNQVNGVTMTEHRALVQDVLRGEWGFDGVNVSDWTAARDTVRALRGGLDVAMPGPRTVYGAPLAEVVRAGEVDGSEVDDAVRRVLLLAARTGCLEGVPAAVDPAAVPQGIDGRAVAREIARRGCVLLRNEPVGAARRALPLDAAALRRVAVIGAAAREARVLGGGSATVFPDAVVSPLEGLRAALPDHVEVTFAVGADPRTRVPHAREGFTLHARYLAADGRVLAETPQADGTVQTTGRLPEGVTRQNLSAVELTGSYLPRLTGSHTLAVSGTGELRLTVGGAVLFDGRLTPEGSDPFEAYLRPAQRRMTAELTAGESVEVTLRCAVGGPQPGEAPASPAFALGHVEPRPDADTEIEEAVRAAAGAEVAIVVVATTDETESEGFDRSDLRLPGRQDELVTRVAAANPHTVVVVNSGSPVELPWRAEVPAVLLSWFPGQEAGAALADVLLGAHEPGGRLPTTWPATLADAPVTTVTPAGGQLAYSEGVYMGYRGWQRSAPAPAYPFGHGLGYTDWEYESLDTTPDSVRVRIRNAGDRPGREVVQIYLAPTADAAPDAPERPARWLAGFAVVEAGPGESTEAEIPLPDRAFAVWEAGDGGDAADGGQAMGGGQAADGGWRRVKGVYLVEAAHSVDDRRLTAEVTVG; translated from the coding sequence ATGACCGACGACACCCAGCCCCGCCACCCCACCGACGCCCACCACCGTGCCCAGGGCGACGCGCACGACCACACCGCAGTGGTGGAGCGGGCGCTCGCCGCACTCGACCTCGACACCAAGGTCCGGCTGCTGTCCGGCCAGGACATGTGGACCCTGCCGGCCGTGCCGGCGATCGGGCTGCGGTCGCTGGTGATGTCGGACGGACCGGTCGGTGTGCGGGGCCGGGAGTGGAACGCCGAGAACCCCTCGGTCACGCTGCCCAGCCCGACGGCGCTGGCCGCCACCTGGGACCCCGAGCTCGCCCGCCGGGCCGGCCACCTCCTCGCCCAGGAAGCCCGCCGCAAGGGCGTGCACGTCCTCCTCGCGCCGACCGTCAACCTCCACCGCTCACCGCTGGGCGGCCGCCACTTCGAGTGCTATGCGGAGGACCCGCTGCTCACCGGCGCGATCGGCGCCGGGTATGTGCGCGGTGTGCAGGAAGGCGGCGTCGGTACGACGGTCAAGCACTTCGTCGGCAACGACGCCGAGACCGACCGGCTCACGGTCGACAACCGCATCGCCCCGCGCCCGCTGCGCGAGCTCTATCTCGCGCCCTTCGAGCACATCGTCGAACACGCCCGCCCCTGGGGCGTCATGACCGCCTACAACCAGGTCAACGGCGTGACGATGACCGAACACCGAGCGCTGGTGCAGGACGTGCTGCGCGGCGAATGGGGCTTCGACGGCGTCAACGTCTCCGACTGGACGGCCGCCCGCGACACCGTGCGCGCCCTGCGCGGCGGCCTGGACGTGGCGATGCCGGGGCCCCGTACGGTCTACGGCGCGCCGCTTGCCGAGGTCGTCCGTGCGGGTGAGGTGGACGGGTCGGAGGTGGACGACGCGGTGCGCAGGGTGCTGCTGCTCGCCGCCCGCACCGGATGCCTGGAAGGGGTGCCGGCCGCGGTCGACCCGGCCGCTGTCCCGCAGGGCATCGACGGCCGGGCGGTGGCCCGCGAGATCGCCCGGCGGGGGTGTGTCCTGCTGCGCAACGAGCCGGTGGGCGCGGCACGGCGGGCCCTGCCGCTGGACGCCGCGGCCCTTCGCAGGGTCGCCGTCATCGGGGCGGCCGCCCGCGAGGCCCGGGTCCTCGGCGGCGGCTCCGCCACCGTCTTCCCCGACGCGGTCGTCTCCCCGCTGGAGGGGCTGCGCGCCGCGCTCCCGGACCACGTCGAGGTCACCTTCGCCGTCGGCGCCGATCCGCGCACCCGGGTCCCGCACGCCCGCGAAGGCTTCACGCTGCACGCCCGCTACCTGGCCGCCGACGGCCGGGTACTGGCGGAGACACCGCAGGCCGACGGCACGGTGCAGACGACCGGCCGGCTGCCCGAGGGCGTCACCCGGCAGAACCTGAGCGCCGTCGAGCTGACCGGCAGCTACCTCCCGAGGCTCACCGGCAGTCACACCCTCGCGGTCTCCGGCACCGGCGAGCTGCGGCTGACCGTCGGCGGAGCGGTCCTCTTCGACGGCCGCCTCACGCCCGAGGGCAGCGACCCCTTCGAGGCGTACCTGCGCCCCGCCCAGCGCCGCATGACGGCGGAACTGACGGCGGGCGAGAGCGTCGAGGTCACCCTGCGGTGCGCGGTGGGCGGCCCGCAGCCGGGCGAAGCTCCCGCCTCGCCGGCCTTCGCCCTCGGCCACGTCGAACCGCGGCCCGACGCCGATACGGAGATCGAGGAGGCGGTCCGCGCCGCGGCCGGCGCCGAGGTCGCGATCGTGGTCGTCGCCACCACCGATGAGACCGAGTCCGAGGGCTTCGACCGCAGCGATCTGCGGCTGCCCGGCCGTCAGGACGAGCTGGTCACCCGGGTCGCCGCCGCCAACCCGCACACGGTCGTGGTCGTCAACTCCGGTTCCCCGGTGGAGCTTCCGTGGCGTGCCGAGGTCCCCGCCGTGCTGCTGAGCTGGTTCCCCGGCCAGGAGGCCGGCGCGGCGCTGGCCGATGTCCTGCTCGGTGCCCATGAGCCGGGCGGCCGGCTCCCCACCACCTGGCCGGCCACGCTCGCCGACGCCCCGGTCACCACCGTGACCCCGGCCGGCGGTCAACTCGCCTACTCCGAAGGGGTGTACATGGGCTACCGCGGCTGGCAGCGCTCCGCGCCCGCGCCCGCCTACCCCTTCGGCCACGGACTCGGCTACACCGACTGGGAGTACGAGTCGCTGGACACGACCCCTGACTCGGTGCGGGTGCGGATCCGCAACGCGGGCGACCGGCCCGGCCGCGAGGTCGTCCAGATCTATCTGGCGCCCACTGCGGACGCCGCCCCTGACGCTCCGGAGCGCCCGGCCCGCTGGCTGGCCGGCTTCGCGGTCGTCGAGGCCGGCCCCGGGGAGAGCACGGAGGCCGAGATCCCGCTGCCGGACCGGGCGTTCGCGGTCTGGGAAGCGGGCGACGGAGGTGACGCGGCCGACGGCGGGCAAGCGATGGGCGGCGGGCAAGCGGCGGACGGCGGCTGGCGCCGGGTCAAGGGCGTCTACCTCGTCGAGGCGGCGCACAGCGTCGATGACCGCAGGCTGACCGCGGAGGTCACCGTCGGCTGA